ACAGTACCAGATAAAAAATAAGCATACCCAAGATATTCATTGGCCAATGTCATATTTCCTTCGGTAAGTGCTTTTCTGATTTTGGTAGAGCTTACAGAAACGTCCTGAATTTCTTGTGCAGAAATTTGTTCAACTTCAAAACCATATTCTATTCCAAAAGCGATTAAATCATCAATATTTGCAGTTCTGTTTCTGCCAAAACGATGATCATGCCCAATAATTATTTTCTGAATATGAAACTGGTCCACTAAAATCGAATGCACAAATTCTTCGGCAGTAAGTCTTGAGAAGCTTTCGTTAAAAGGATGAATAATAAGATTTTCTATTCCTGTTTCTTCCAGAAGCTTTGTTTTTTCACCAATAGTGTTTAAAAGTTTTATTTCTGATTTTTCCTGCAATACCATTCTGGGATGCGGAAAAAAAGTAAGTACCAAACTTTCGTATTTGCCGTTTTCGGTGTTCTGAGTAATTCGTTCAAGAATTTTTTTATGACCAATATGCACGCCATCAAAGGTTCCAAGAGTTAAAATTGTTTTCTTGGTTGAACGGAAATCGTTTATAGAATGAAAGAGCTTCAAAACAAATAATTTAAGATGGTGCAAATTTATACTATCTATTTTAAATTTGATACCAAGCTTAATTGATTTTTACTGAGAATATCTTACTTTTTGTGAAAATAAACCAACTCATCGATTAAAAAGTATTAAATGTCGTTTATATGTAAGAATTTGATTTAATTCTTTTAATTTTGATCTTTCTAAGTGACTCTGAATATGAAAAAACAATTACTTTTTATATTATTTATTTTTGCCTTTGCCAATATTCATGCTCAAAGCGATGATTTATGGCAAAAAACCAATCCGAATACTTTTTTAAGTAAAAAGACAAATGAGGCGGATTCTGAAAAATTATATTATAAATTAAGCTCAGATCACCTACGGACGAAGCTTTCTTCAATAACTAATACTACGTCAAAAAAAACTAAGACTGAAATTACAATTCCAAACCTTAATGGTGTTCTGGAAAAGTTTTCGGTTTGGGAATCTTCAAATTTTGAACCGGAATTACAGGCAAAATATCCTGAGATCAGAGCTTACGAGGGATCTGGTTTAGATGATAAAACAGCAAAAATTCATTTCAGCGTTTCACCATTTGGAATACAAACTATGGTATTTCGTGCTGATAAATCGACTGAGTTTATTGAAGAAAATCCGGATGACAAGTCGCAGTATGTTTTATTTGCCAAAAGTGATAAGGCTTCAAAAGGACTGATATGTCAAACAGAAGACAAAAAAAGTGATTTAATTACTTCGGCAAAAACAGGGAAAACGACATCAAATGCAAAAGTTTTTAAAACATTGCGTCTGGCATTATCCTGTACAGGCGAGTATACTAAGTTTTTTGGTGGTACAAAGGCTCAGGCTACTAGTGCAATGAACGCAACACTAACAAGAGTTAATGGTGTCTTTAATAAAGATTTGGCTGTAAGACTGATATTGATTTCAAATAATGACGCTATAATTTATACCGATCCAACAACAGATCCTTACTCTGATGCAAAAACAGGAGTAAAAGGATCCTGGAATACAGAAGTGCAAAATAATCTGACTTCGGTAATAGGAAATAGCGGTTATGATATCGGACATTTATTTGGTGCTACGGGTGGAGGCGGAAATGCCGGATGTATTGGGTGTGTTTGTGATAATCCAACCTCTGATGAGCCTTTAGGAAAAGGAAGTGCTTTTACTTCTCCATCTGACGGAAAACCTCAGGGAGATACATTCGATATTGATTTTGTAGCACATGAACTTGGACATCAGTTAGGGGCAATGCATACTTTTTCTTTTGATTCTGGAGAGAGAACAAGTGTAAATGTCGAGCCGGGAAGTGGTTCTACCATTATGGGTTATGCTGGTATTTCTGATGGGTATGATGTTCAGATGCATTCAGACGATTATTTTGCTTATGCCAGTATTTTACAGATTCAGGATAATCTGGCTACAAAAAGTTGCCCGGTAAGTACAGCAATAACCAATAACCCACCTGTAATCAATGCCGGTGCTAATTATACAATTCCCATTTCTACAGCATTTATTTTGACAGGAACAGGATCTGATCCGGAAGGAGATTCAGTAACTTACAATTGGGAAGAATATGATAATGCAACAACGACATCTGAAGAAAATAGCAAGGCTTATCCAACAAAACCAGACGGGCCTTTGTTTAGATCCGTTATTCCAAGTAGTAGTCCAGTTCGTTACATGCCTGGTTTTAACTCAGTTCTTCAAAATAGATTAACCACTACCTGGGAGTCTGTGACGTCTATTGCAAGAACGTTGCATTTTACTTTAACTGGTAGAGATAATGCCGCTTCAGGGGCAGCTCAGACCAATACAGCTCAAATGATTGTAAACGTTTCTTCTTCAGCCGGACCGTTTGAAATTACATCGCATGTTAACGATGATGTAAGTTGGTGGCAGGGATTGAGTGAAACGGTTACTTGGAATGTAAATAATACCAATACATTGCAAGGTTCGTCTACTGTTGATATTAAATTGTCTACAGACGGAGGAGCAACTTTTCCGATAACTTTAGCTGCAAATACACCAAATGATGGTTCCGAAGTTATTGTTCTTCCAGCCAGTGTACCCTCTTCAAAAAATTGCAGAATTTTGATTCAGCCAACAGGCAATATCTATTATGCTATAAACAAAAAGCCTTTTGCAGTAGGATATACATCAACTACAACTTGTAATTCATATAGCTTCGGGAGTTCATTTTCGATCCCTAATACAACTACCTTTGTTACAAAAACAGTAACAGTTCCGGCAACTGATGCTGTAATTTCAGATGTAAATGTCTTGATTAATGTAACGCATGAGAATCTTTCGGATCTGGAAATTCAAATTGTAAATCCTCAGGGAACCATTGTACAGTTGTTTAATAAAAGCTGCACTGCAACAAACTCAACTTTAGCCCTTCAGTTTGATGATTCGGGAGCCACTTTAGATTGTGGTAAAACAACACAACAAATTGTTGTTCCGGTAGATTTTTTAAGTGTCTTTAATGGTCAAAGCCCTGCTGGAACCTGGACTTTTCGAGTAAGAGATGCGGTTGTTGGAAGCTTTGGAACTATAAATTCGGCTTCAGTAAACATTTGTGGTCAGACATTTACACTAGATGCAGTTGATTTTGATAAAATAGATTTTAATCTTTACCCAAATCCAAACAAAGGAAATTTCAATATTCAGTTTAAAAGCGATTCATTATCCGAAATAAAGATTTTTGTACATGATATTTTAGGTAAGATAGTATATTCAAATACATATGGAGCAACGAAACAATTTAGTCAAAATATTCAGTTGCCAAATGTTTCTTCCGGAATGTACCTTATTACCGTAATTGACGGAGATAAAAGAACGGTAAAGAAAATTGTGGTGAACTAAAAGGTTCTCAAATTCCAAAATCTCAAATTCCAAATTCCGATCAAATTACTGTTTGATTGGAATTTGGAATTTTGGTTTAAAATGTATTTCCGGCTAGTGTGCTACTGCCATACATACAATACTGATTTTTGCACCGGGTATTTTTAGTAATGCACGCGCACATGCCTCAAGTGTGGCTCCGGTTGTTAATACGTCGTCAACAATTAAAAAGTGTTTGTGGTGATTTGTTTCTGAAAAATGGACATCAAAGATAGAATCAATATTTTCAGATCTGCCTAACAGATTTTTCTTTGATTGTGTTTTTGAATAACGCTTTCGATATAAAACAGTGTCATCAAAAATAAGATTTAAAGAAGCTGCCAAAGTTTTTCCAAAAGTTGTAACCTGATTATAGCCTCTCTCTTTAAGTTTTTTAGAATGCAGCGGTACTGGAATTATAATATCAAAAGGTTTGTTCAGTTTCAGATCTTTTAAATCTTCAGCATACCAACTGCCTAAAACAGTGCCTATTTCTTCATGACCTTTGTATTTTAAATTATGAATAAGTTCCTGAACAATACCTTTTTTATTAAAATACAGAAGAGCCGATGCGTGTTCAATCTCGATTTTTCCATAAAATTTCTTAACAGCTTCGTTATTAGAATCTAAATGATATTGCGTAAGCGGTAATTCATGACGACAAATGGTACACAAAACAGTTTCATTTGTCATCAAAACCGATCGGCATCCGGAGCAAACTTTTGGAAAAAACAGATTTATGATATAATTAAACACAAATAGAAAGAATTTAGTTACAAAAATAACGAAATTGATGTTTCAATCTTTGTAATTTTTCTTTTTTTTAAACGTACTTTTTATATTTTTGCATCACTATGGCAAAACAAGACGATTTATTTAAGAATGTGGTTTCGCACGCAAAAGAGTACGGATTTATTTTTCCGTCAAGCGAAGTATACGATGGATTGAGTGCAGTGTATGATTATGCACAAAATGGTGTCGAGTTAAAAAAGAATATTCGTGAATATTGGTGGAAATCAATGGTTCAGATGAATGAAAATATTGTAGGACTAGATGCTGCAATATTAATGCACCCAACTACCTGGAAAGCTTCGGGCCACGTTGATGCATTCAATGATCCATTAATTGACAATAAAGATTCTAAGAAAAGATATAGAGCAGACGTTTTAGTTGAAGATTATGCTGAAAAGATTAATCTGAAAGCTAAAAAAGAAATCGAAAAAGCAAAAGCTCGTTTTGGCGATGCATTCAACGAAGAGGAATTTGTAACTACAAATGCGCGAGTAATTGAATATTTGGCTAAAGAAAGAGAAATCAGAGAGCGTTTAGGACGTTCTTTAGGTAATGGAGATCTGGAAGATGTAAAAGCTTTGATCGATGAGCTTGAAATTGCTGATCCTGAAACCGGTTCAAGAAACTGGACAGAGGTTAAGCAATTTAACTTAATGTTCGGAACTAAATTGGGAGCTTCTGCAGAATCTGCAATGGATCTTTATTTACGTCCGGAAACAGCTCAGGGTATTTTTGTGAACTTCCTGAATGTTCAGAAATCTGGTCGTATGAAAGTTCCTTTTGGAATTGCTCAAACAGGTAAAGCATTTAGAAACGAAATTGTTGCAAGACAATTTATTTTCCGTATGCGTGAATTCGAACAAATGGAAATGCAGTTTTTCGTGCGTCCGGGAGATGAGATGAGATGGTACGAACACTGGAAAACTACACGTTTAAACTGGCACTTATCTTTAGGATTAGGAAAAGATAATTACCGTTTTCACGATCACGAAAAATTAGCACATTATGCCAATGCAGCTGCCGATATTGAATTTAATTTCCCTTTTGGTTTCAAAGAATTAGAAGGTATTCACTCTCGTACTGATTTTGACTTAAAAGCACACGAAGAATACTCAGGTAGAAAATTACAATATTTTGATCCTGAATTAAATGAAAACTATGTACCATACGTTGTAGAAACCTCTGTAGGTCTGGATCGTATGTTTTTAGCAGTTTTTGCAACATCGTTGCAAGAAGAAACTTTAGAGGATGGTTCGTCAAGAACAGTGCTTAAATTACCAGCGGTATTAGCACCAACAAAAGCAGCGGTTTTACCATTAGTTAAAAAAGATGGGTTGCCTGAAATTTCAAGAAAAATCATCGAAGATTTAAAATGGGATTTCAATGTTGCTTATGATGAAAAAGATGCTGTAGGTCGTCGTTACAGAAGACAAGATGCATTGGGAACACCATTTTGCATTACTGTAGATCACCAGACTCTAGAAGACGAAACAGTAACAATTCGTCATAGAGATACAATGAAACAGGATCGTGTTAAGATTAGCGAATTAAGAGCTATTATTGAAAACGAAGTTTCGATGAAAAACTGGTTAATGAAAATGTAATTTTCTTAATTAATATGATAAAAATCCCAAATTCCTGTGAGGAGTTTGGGATTTTTTTAATTTTAAAAAGTGTATTTTGTCGAACATTTTTGCATTTCATCTTTATGTATTAACATTTCCGGTTAATATGTTAACAATGAATCATTTGTAAAAGTGATATGTGTAAATTTATTTGCCCCTTTGTATGCTAAAGTTAAAAGATGGAGATAGAGATGCCGATTGTTACTTATTAAAAAATCATTAAAATAAAAATTGAAAAAGTATTCGTACATCATTATTGACAATGACGCTGAAAGTATTTTGAAGACCAGAATTGTTGCAGAAGGGTTTTCGGAGTTAACTTTTATAGCCTCGGCTACGAATTACCATCAAGGTTTAAATTTGGTTTTAGAATATCGTCCTTCTTTTATTTTTTTAGAAATTGATCCCGAAAATTCGCTAAGTAATTTATCACTTGCATTTATTGGCGAATTGTATCGGTATTTGTCTGTTATCCCCAAAGTTATTATCACTACAACTAAAAAGGATCTGGCGTTTGATGCCATTCAGTATAACGTTTTTGATTATATTCTGAAACCTTTAACACATGTAGATTTGTTAAAGACCCTTTTAAAACTGCAAAAGACCCTTTCGGAATCTAAAGACACACGTTTTGAAGAGAATGTTGTTAATGTACCTGATTTAGAGCGAGTTAGTTTGTTTGAAGAAAATTCTGATTTAAAGGAAGAAATTCAGCCTGTAGTAGTAGAAGATCATAAAATAACTTTTGAAGCCGAAAAACCACTTATAATCTGCGTTAAATCATATGGAGATTATCGGTACATGAATGCTTCTGATATTTGTTATTTTCAGGCAGATAATAATTCTACCGATATATTCCTCGCTTCGGGCGAAATGGTCACCGCTTTTAAGACTTTAAAGCATTTTGAAAGTGTTTTATTACATCCGTTTGTCCGAATTCATAATAGTTATATAATCAATCAAAACTATATTGCCAGAATTCATAACGGAAACTCAGTTTGTTACATCAAAAATTCCTCAAAAAAGATTCCTTTTTCCAAGACTTACAAAGCAAACGTTGATTCAATTATCGCAGATATCGCCGACGGTAATTATTTAGAGATCTAAATATTAAGTGTTTACATGTATTTGACGCTCAGTGACTATCATTTGGGCATGATCTACCATAAACACTGGTTTTAATGTAAATTTTTTCTGTTTCCGGGTATAATTTTACACCACTGATTTGCACAATGCAATCATCTCCAAAAACAAAAAAAAAGACAAAACATTAAAACCTCAAATCATGAAAAAAACAGCTTTAATATTCGGATTATTTTCTTTAGTAGTAGTAGCAACTTCATTCGTAACTCCAGAAAAAATAAATACATCAGTTGCAGAAGGTATTGACATTATGATTGGTACCGATGGAGGACAAGGAAGAGTAGGTAAAAAATCAGATTTTGCATATGATAACTCAAATCATAAAAATTCAGCAAATAAATTAAATAGTTTTAATCTTGATAGTCAATTTACCACATCAAAAGTAAAAGTAGACTAAGAGAAACATAAATATATTAATAATAAGGTTGTCCAGTTTTGGGCAACCTTTTTTTTATGTCTATAGTTTTAGTATTTTTGATAAAAATCATAGACATCCCTTGAAAAAACATTCTCAGATATTATTGTTTTTAATTCTTGTCCTGTTTGGTTGTACCAATAATACTAAGAAAGATGAAAATGTAAAATCTTCAATAGATAGTCTGCCTATTTATTTCTCGTTGGCAAATGATATTAATTTGCCTTTTAACTATAAACAAAAGTATAATCAAAAAGCATTTGATGTTGTTATTGTTCAGGAGAATGATTCTATGAATAGAGTTAATCTATTTAAAATTGCTAATCGCTATTACAATATGAGCGATTGGAAATCCTATAAAAAAATATCTAAATTGGTTTTGGAAAGAGCAATAAGTAGTAAAGATTCATCCAGTATTGGTAAAGCTTATACTTATTTGGGAGATTATTATCAATCTCAAATGGTTTCGGATAGTGCCTTTTTGAATTATTTCAGAGCAGAGAAAATATATTTAAGAAACAATGATGATATTAATCTGGTAAAAACTCTTATAGCCAAAGGAGATTTGCAGTTGAGTGAAGGGGATTTTTTTGAAAGTGAAATTAGTATTTTTAAAGCACTTAAGATTTTAAAGACGAAAAAAGACGTAAATAAAGATCTTTATGACTGTTATAATTTACTTGGAATTATATACAATGAGCGCGAAGAGTATGATAAAGCACTTGAATATCATAATAAAGCATTGTCTATGCTTGAAGATAAAACAATTTTATCACAATTCCAACAAAGAGCGATTTCACTAAATAACATCGGATATGTTTATTTAAAGATGCATAATTTTAATCAAGCCAAAAAATATTTTAAAAGAGGATTGGAGCAAAAAGATTTATTTAATGGGAATACAACTATCTACGCAATGCTTTTAGATAATTTTGCTTATTCTAAGTTTAAATCGAAGGAATTTACAGAACTGCCTTCACAATTTTACCAAGCTTTAAAAATTAGGGACAGTCTGAAACTTGAATCTGGAATTATATTAAATAAAAACCATCTGTCTGAATATTATGCCTTTAAGAAAGATACCTTCAGAGCAATTCAGTATGCGAGGCAAGCTTTAATTTTATCCAAAAAATCAAATACAATAAGAAATATATTGGAATCACTTAAGCAAATTGCTATTGTTGATCCCCAAAAAGCATCTGTTTATTCTAAGGAATACATTCATCTTAATGAGAAATTGCTGAAAGCAGAACGAAAAATGGGAGAAAAATTCTCCCGTATCGAATATGAAACCAACGAGATAAAAGATCAAAACTCAAATTTACAAGAGAAGAATAAAACATTAATCTATGTTTTTAGTATTTGTACTCTGGTGGGTTTGTTTTTTTATGTTTACAAAACACAACAAGCTAGAAACAGAGAGTTACTTTTTAAGCAGCAACAGCAAATTGCAAATGAAGACATTTATAATTTAATGATTTCACAGCAGAACGAGATCGAACAAACCCGAATCAAAGAAAAGAAAAAAGTTGCACAGGAACTGCATGACGGTGTTTTGGGCAGAATGTTTGGCGTAAGAATTAGTTTAGACAGCTTAGATAAAATTGATGAAGCTCAGGCGGCCGCAAAGAGAAAAAAGTACCTGACAGAGCTAAAAAATATAGAGGAAGATATTCGTGAAATTTCGCATGATTTAAATAGAGAAAAATCAGAATTAATTAATAATTTTGTTGCGATTTTAAAGAAACTGTTTGAAAATCAGCGAAACACGCATTATTCTAAATTAATTACAAAATTTGACCCTCATATAAAATGGGAACTGGTCGATAATATTGTCAAGATTAATTTGTACAGAATTGTCCAGGAGGCACTTCAGAATTGTAATAAATATGCCAAAGCTGATGTCATTATAGTGGAGTTTAAAAGCGAAATCGATTATTTGATTTTATCTATTTTAGATGACGGAATTGGCTTTAATACTAAAAGAACAAAGAACGGAATAGGATTGCATAATATTCAGTACAGAGCAACTGAATGTAAGGGTACAGTTACAGTAAAATCTGCCAAAGGAGAAGGAACAATTCTCACCGTTAAAGTCCCAATCGATCAAAAAATTAACCTACATAATAATGACATTTGACCCAACTCCATTTTCGCCGGTACTTAAGCGAAATATTTTAATTGTAGACGACCATCCTTTTATTATTGAAGGATATAAAAATGCAATTACCCGGTATAATCCAAAAGAGTATGATTTTGTTATTGCTCAGGCTTTTGATTGCAGATCTGCTTATGATTTGCTGGAAGATAAAGATACTCTGGATTTTGATATCGCTTTTTTAGACATCAGTATGCCGGCCTATGAAGATAAAGAGCTTTTTTCTGGTGAAGATCTGGCCAAATTGATCATGAAAAAAATGCCGCATTGTAAAATTATCCTTCTTACAATGTATACAGAGTTGCTAAAAATTAAAACGATCATTAGAACAATTAATCCCAATGGGCTAGTGATAAAAAATGATTTAACTTTTGACGAGCTTCTTTTTGCTTTTGATAAAGTAATGAAAAATGAAAAGTACTACAGTCAATCGGTAGTAAAAATGCTGAATCAATCTGTACATAATTCGATAGAGATCGATCAATTCGACAAACAGATTTTGTTTCATTTGTCAAAAGGAACACAAATAGAAGAAATGTCGCATTATATTCCGATTTCTTTAAGAGCCATAGAAAAAAGAAAAGTAAACTTAAAAGACTTATTGAAGATACGAACTGGTTCTGATGAAGAATTGGTTAAAGAAGCAAAAAGTAAAGGGCTCTTTTAAAAAGTTAAATCCAAAAAAAATAAATTCCAAATTCCAATGCTGATGATCATATTGGAATTTGGAATTTTTTATTTGGAGTTTCTAAGCGATTATTCGCTCAAGGCGTCCCATCCACGTGCTTTTAAGGCAATTTTTGTATTTGCACGTGTTACAAGATGTATTCCTTCACTTTCGTCTGCCATGTGGCCAATAATAGAGAAGTTCGGGTTTCCTTTTATTTTGTCAAAATCATTAATATCGATTGTAAACAATAATTCATAATCTTCACCTCCGTTTATGGCAACAGTGGTGCTGTCTATATTAAATTCTTCACAAGTAGAAATAAACTGTGGATCCAAAGGCAGTTTGTCTTCATATAAATTACAACCCACTTTTGATTGTTTACATAAATGAATAATTTCAGAAGATAATCCGTCTGAAATATCAATCATCGAAGTTGGTTTTATTTCAAGAGCATGCAATAAAGTTCGAACATCTTTACGTGCCTCAGGTTTTAACTGTCTTTCAACCAAATAAGTATAAGGATCAAGATCTGGCTGACTATTTGGATTCACCTGGAATACCTGCTTTTCACGCTCTAAAACCTGTAATCCCATATATGCTGCACCAATATCTCCGGTTACAACAAGCAAATCAGTTTGTTTTGCACCGTTTCGATAAACGATTTCATCTTCATTTGCTTCGCCAATTGCTGTTATGCTTATAATTAATCCTTTTTGAGATGAGGTAGTATCACCACCAATAACATCAACTTTATATTCTTTTGCTGCATGTGTGATTCCTTCAAATAATTCTTCTAAGGCTTCAAGCGGAAAGCGATTAGAAACTGCAACAGAAACTGTTATTTGAGTTGCTTTTGCATTCATGGCACAAATATCAGAGATATTTACCACAACCGCTTTGTATCCTAAATGTTTCAATGGCATGTAAGCCAGATCAAAATGTACGCCTTCAATCAATAAATCTGTAGAAACAACTACTTTTTTATCCTTAAAATCCAGAACTGCTGCATCATCGCCAATACTTTTTAAAGTAGATTCCTGCGTAACATCAAAATTTTTGGTTAAATGTTCAATTAAACCAAATTCTCCCAATTGAGCTATACTGGTACGCTGCGGATTTTTATCTTCAATCATTTTTTCTAAAGTTCCAAAGTTATTTAGGCGCAAAGGTACAAAGGTTTTTATTTATAAAGGTACAAAGTTTTTGAGGCACAAAGTGACAAAGGTTTTGTCTCTAGAAACGCACTGCAGTAGGGTTCTAAAGATCGATAATTAAAAAAAACAAAATTTATTTTTTCCTGCTGACAAACTGTTGTCACCTGACCATTTTACTTTTGAAGTATTAAAAATTTAAAACTTTAAAATCATGAAAACATTAGAAGCACAAGTTATTACTTCAGAAGATTTATTGAAACACTGGCAAGGTCATAGAGCTTTAACGCGTCGTTTAATTGAAATTTTCCCGGAAAAGGATTTCTTCGAATTTTCAATTGGAGGCATGAGACCTTTCGCAAAATTAGTAGACGAGCTTTTGGCTATTGCGGTTCCGGGTTTAAAAGGAATCGTAACAAAAGAAACTGCACCATTTTCAGAAGGAACTGAAAAACTAATTTTCAAAGCACAATATCTTGAAAAATGGGATGAGGCTACACAAGAAATTAATAAATATTGGGAACAATTATCGGTTGAGGATTTTAGTGAAACCTTTAATCTTTTTGGTCAGTATGAATTCCCAATTATTCAGAATATCTTATATTTTATTGATAACGAAGTTCATCACAGAGGTCAGGCTTATGTATATTTAAGAGCATTAAATATCGAACCGCCATTTTTCTGGGAGAGATAATTAAAAAGTAATTAACTTTAAAAGCCAAAAAAACTTCATTCAATAAAAAATTAAATTTAAAGATTATGAGTTTAAAAAGTATGATGTCCAATTACGCTAACTACAATTTATGGGTAAATCAGCAATTTGTAAATTGGCTTTCGCCGAAATCTGACGAATTGCTTTATGCAGAAGTTTCTTCGAGTTTTTCAAATATCATGAAGACATTG
The sequence above is drawn from the Flavobacterium sp. N2038 genome and encodes:
- the thiL gene encoding thiamine-phosphate kinase; this translates as MIEDKNPQRTSIAQLGEFGLIEHLTKNFDVTQESTLKSIGDDAAVLDFKDKKVVVSTDLLIEGVHFDLAYMPLKHLGYKAVVVNISDICAMNAKATQITVSVAVSNRFPLEALEELFEGITHAAKEYKVDVIGGDTTSSQKGLIISITAIGEANEDEIVYRNGAKQTDLLVVTGDIGAAYMGLQVLEREKQVFQVNPNSQPDLDPYTYLVERQLKPEARKDVRTLLHALEIKPTSMIDISDGLSSEIIHLCKQSKVGCNLYEDKLPLDPQFISTCEEFNIDSTTVAINGGEDYELLFTIDINDFDKIKGNPNFSIIGHMADESEGIHLVTRANTKIALKARGWDALSE
- a CDS encoding DinB family protein, which encodes MKTLEAQVITSEDLLKHWQGHRALTRRLIEIFPEKDFFEFSIGGMRPFAKLVDELLAIAVPGLKGIVTKETAPFSEGTEKLIFKAQYLEKWDEATQEINKYWEQLSVEDFSETFNLFGQYEFPIIQNILYFIDNEVHHRGQAYVYLRALNIEPPFFWER